DNA from Bordetella genomosp. 13:
CAGGTCTTCTCTTCCAAACCGCCCGATCAGCTGCGTGGCCACGGGTACGCCTTCGGGCGTGGCATACAGGGGCAGGCTCGCGGCCGGCTGGCCCGACGCGTTGAACACCGCCATGAACGTGGCGTAACGCGACACCCGCTTGCGCAGGTCCATGAATGTGCCGCGCTGCATGGACAGCTCGCCGAGCTTCAGCGGCAGCTCGGTCAGCGCCGGGGCCAGCACCAGGTCGAAGTCCTCCATGTAGGCCTCCATCGCGCGGCTGATCGCGTGCAGACGATTGATGCTGGCGACGTAGTCGGTGGCCATCAGGCCCCTGCCGAACTCGTAGCCGGACCGCATGACGGGTTCGAGGTCGTCCGCCTGCAAGGATCTGCCGGTCAGCGCTACGCGGGCATCCACGTACAGCACGATGTTGCTGGCCAGGATGCGGGCATGCGCGTTGACGAAACCGTCGTAGTCGATGGCGGGCGGCGCGGAATCGATCACAGTGTGCCCCAGGGCGCGCAGCAGATCCGCCGTATGGTCGACGGCCTGCAGCGGTTCCGCGGCGACGGGGATGTCGTTCCAGGCCGAGCGCCACACCGCGATGCGCAAGGGCCTGGCCGGCGCCCGGGCGATGGCTTCGAGATAGGGACCGGCCTTGGGCGGTGCGGCATAGGGCGCGCCCGCCTCGTAGCCCGAGATGGCGTCCATGGCAGCGGCCGTATCCCGAACGGTCAGGCTCAGCACGCCGTCGGTAGCCATGCCGCCCCAGCCTTCGCCGCGCAGCGGCCCCATCGGCACCCGCCCGCGCGACGCTTTCAGGCCATAGACGCCGCAGCAGGCAGCCGGGATGCGGATCGACCCGCCCCCGTCGCTGCCGTGCGCTATCGGGACAATGCGCGCGGCCACCGCCGCCGCGGCGCCGCCGCTGGAGCCGCCGGCGGAACGGGTCAAGTCCCAGGGGTTGCGGGTGGGTCCGCCGTTGCGCACCGCTTCGGTGGTCGCCACCATGCAGAACTCGGGCACGGTGGAACGCGCGAACGGGATCAGGCCGGCCTCGTCGAAGCGCCGGGTCAGCGTGCTGTCGATGTCGTAGGTGGTGTCGTTGAGCAGGCGCGAGCCCAGGCTGGACGGAAACCGCCTGGACGGCAGGCCCGAATCCTTCAGCAGGAACGGAATGCCGCCGAACGCGCCGCGCGACCGCCAGGCCTTCGCCAGCTCGATGGTGGCCTCGTACTGTTCGTAGCACAGCGCGTTGAGCGCCGGCGCCCGGCTTCGCGCCAGTTCCACCGCGCAGCGCATCAGCGCCTCGGACGTGGTTTCGCCGGACGCCAGCCGTTGCGCCAGCGCCAGGCCATCCAGGGACTCGTACTCTTCATGCTGCATGAATTGCTGCTCCTTCGACGCCATCCAGTTGGGAGAAATCGGGCTTGGACCATTTCTTGCCGGGAATCGAATCGATCAGCCGGCGGGTGTATTCGTGTTGGGGGCGATAGAAGACGTCGGTGGCGCGGCCCAGTTCGACCAGCTCGCCCTGCCGCATCACCGCAATGCGGTCGCAGATCTGAGCGGCGACCCGCAGGTCGTGCGTGATGAACAGGATCGACAGGTCGAACTGCCCGCTGACGGTCTTCAGCAGGTCCAGCACCTGCGCCTGGATGGACACGTCCAGCGCCGACACGGCTTCGTCGGCCACCAGCAGGCGGGGCCGCAGCGCCAGCGCGCGGGCGATGCCCACCCGTTGGCGCTGGCCGCCCGAGAACTGGTGCGGATAACGGTCGCCGGCATCCCCGCCCAACCCCACCAGCTCCAGCAGTTCGCGCGCGTCGGCCAGGGCCTTGCCGCGCTTCTCGCCGAAGGCGATCGGGCCTTGCGCCACTGCATCGACGATGCGGTGGCGGGGGTTCAGGGATGCGTACGGGTCCTGGAACACCATCTGGATATGGCGTCTATGCTCGCGCCATTGCGCGGACGACAGGCCGACCAGCTCCTGGCCCTCGAGCTTCACGCTGCCACGGTCCGGCCGGATCAGGCCGACGAGCGTGCGGCCCAGGGTCGACTTGCCGGATCCCGACTCGCCCACCAGCCCCAGGGTCTCGCCCTGCTGGATGGTCAGCGAGATATCCTTGAGCGCGTCCACCTCGCGGCCGTTGGCCGACCGGAACGTCTTCCCCAGCTTGTCCACGGCTATCAGCGGCGGCGCGGGCAGCGCGGCCGTCTTGCCCTCGGGCTTGTGCGGAACCGCGGCGATCAGCTGGCGCGTGTAGGCCGCCCGGGGACGATTCAGGATGTCGGCGGCCGCGCCCTGCTCGACCACCGCGCCATGGCGCATCACCACGATGCGGTCGGCGATCTCCGCCACTACGCCGAAGTCGTGGGTGATGAAGATCACGCCGATGCCCATGCGGGCCTGGATGTCCTTGACGAGCGCCAGGATCTGCGCCTGCGTGGTGACGTCCAGCGCCGTGGTGGGCTCGTCCGCGATCAGGATGTCCGGCTCCATGGCCAGCGCCATGGCGATGACTACCCGCTGGCGCTGGCCGCCCGACAACTGGAACGGATACGCGTCGATGAGCCGCTCGGGATCGGGCAGCATGACGTCGCGAAACAGGGCCAGCACCCTGCCGCGCCGGGCCTCGGCGCCCAGGTCGGTGTGGCGTTCGAGCACCTCGTCGACCTGACGGCCGACCCGCATGATGGGGTTCAACGCCGTCATGGGCTCCTGGAACACCATGCCGAACGACTTGCCGCGCAGGCCGCACCATTCCTTGCGAGACAGTCCGACCAGTTCGCGGCCGCGATAGCGGATGCTGCCGCGGCTCACACGCAGTTCGCCTTCGGGAAGCAGGCCCATCAAGGCGTGCGCGGTCACCGACTTGCCCGAGCCCGATTCGCCGACGACGCACAGGATTTCGTTCTGGTTGACTTCGTAGGACACGCCGTTCACGACGGGCGCATCGGGACCGTCCTGCACGACGGACACCACCAGGTCGCGGATTTCCAGAAGTGCGGCCATCAGCTTGTCCTCTTGCGCGCGAGCTTGGGATTCAGGGCGTCGTTCAGCGCTTCGCCCACCAGGTTCAGCGCCAGCACCGTCACCAGGATGGCCACGCCGGGGAATACGCTCATCCACCAGGCATCGCGCAGCACGCTGCGCGAGGCGCCGATGATGTAGCCCCAGGTCATGGCGTTGGGGTCCCCCAGGCCGAGAAAGCTCAGGGCCGACTCCAGCAGAATGGCGCTGGCCACCATCAGCGAGCCCGACACGATCACCGGCGACAGGCTGTTGGGCAGGATCTGCGTGAGAATGATGCGGGTATTGGACTGCCCGCTGAGCACGGCGGCCTGCACGAACTCGCGATGCTTCATGCTCATGAACTCGGCGCGCACCAGGCGCGCCAGCGGCGGCCACGACACCAGGGCGATCGCCAGGATCACCGTGCCGATGGTGGGCGTGAGAATCGCGACCAGCACCACGGCCAGGAAGAATCCGGGAATGGTCTGGAACAGTTCGATGAACCCGACGATCGCCTGGTCGACCTTGCCGCCGTAGAAGCCTGCGATGGCGCCGACGGTGATGCCGACCAGGATGGACACCGCGGTGGAGATCACCGCCAGCACCAGCGTGACCCGCGCGCCGTACGCGATGCCCGTGGCGATGTCGCGGCCCAGGGTATCGGTGCCCAGCAAGGCGTCGTCGGACAACGGCGGCATGTAGGGCGCGTTGACGATGTCCCATGGGCTGTCGGGGAACAGCCAGCCGGCGCAGATCGCCATCACGCTGACCAGCGCCAGCGCGGCCAGGCCGATGATGCCGCCCTTGTGGCGGCGGAATGCGTGGAAGAAGTCGTTCATTTCAGTTCGATCCTGGGATCGGCCACCGTGTAGAGGATGTCGGTGATCAGGTTGACCACCACGACGACGATGGAAGCCATGAAGAACACGCCCAGCAGCACGCTGTAGTCGCGCTGCACCAGCGCGTCGAACGCCAGCCGGCCGATGCCCGGCCAGCCGAACACGGTCTCGACCAGCAGCGCGCCGCCGATCAGGTGGCCCGCCTGGATGCCCGCATACGTGATGACGGGCAGCAAGGCGTTGCGCAGCACGTGGCGCGTGATGACGGTGCGTTCGGACAGGCCTTTGCCGCGGGCGGTCTTCACGAAGTCGAGCTGGCGGATCTCCAGCATCGAGGCGCGCGTCAGGCGCGTATAGACGGCCATGTAGAACAGGCCCAGCGTGATGGCGGGCAGCGTCAGGTGGCGGGCGATATCGATGAATCGCGCGAAGCCGGAGAGCGACGACCCCACGCTTTCATAGCCGAAGGCCGGCAGCCACTGCAGTTGCACGGAGAACACCAGCACCAGCATCAGCCCCACCCAGAACAGCGGTGTGGCGTACGCAAGCATGGCCATCGTGGTGATGACGGTGTCTCCCCACTTGCCCACCCGCAGCGCCGCCTGGATGCCCAGCGCCATGCCGGCCAGCAGGGCGAAGGCGAACGAGGTCAGCGCCAGCAACAGGGTGGCTGGCAGCTGATTCAGGATCAGCGTGGACACCGGCGCCTGCTGGCGATGCGAATAGCCGAGATCGAAGACGGCGACGTGCTTTAGATAGGACGCGAGCTGCACCGGCAGGGGCTGGTCCAGGCCAAAGTCCTTGCGCAGCTTCTCGATGTACTCGGCATCCGCCGCGCCCGATTGTCCGGCCAGGATCTCGGCCGGGTCGCCCGGCGCGGCGCGCACCAGGAAGAAGTTGAACAAGGCGATCATGAAGAGCACCAGGATGCTCTTGACGATCCGCCTGCCCAGGAAGGCGGCGATCCTGTTCATTCTTTCGACAGCCAGGCGTCGGCGTAGTTGCCCGCCGCTCCGAGGCCGGTCGTGATGGCATCGTGCACGCGCTTGTTCAGGTGGGTGCCATAGTTGGTGTCGATCAGCCACAACAGCGGCACGTCCTCGACCAGGATGCGCTGCGCTTCCGAGTAGTACTTCTGGCGCTCGGCATCGCTGCCGGCCTGCGCGGCCAGGTTGAACAGCTCGTCGACCTTCGGGTTGTTGTACTGCGAGGTGTTGCTGAACATCACGCCCTTGCGGATGTTGCTGCCCAAGTAGGTGCGCGACACGCCGATGGCCGGATCCGCGTACTGGAACACGCCGTTGCCGGCCATGTCGAAATCCCAGTTGCCCACGCGCGAGACCCAGCCGCCCACGTCGGTGGCCTCGAGATTCACCATGATGCCGACCTTCGACAGATTCTGCTTGATGTACTCGGCGCGTCGGCGCGGCATCTCGCCGTACGGCAGCGGAATCAGGCTGATGGTCGCCCGCACGCCGTCGGCGTTGGGCTTCAGGCCCATTTCGTCGAGCAGGGCAATGGCCTTCTTGGGATCGTAGTCGTACTTCTTGACGTTGGCGTCGTAGAAGCGCGTGTTGTGGTGGATCGGCCCGGTGGCGACCACGCCCTGGCCGAACATGATTTTCTCGGCGATGAACTTGCGATTGATCGCATGCATCATCGCCTGGCGGAAACGCTTGTCGTTGAAGGGCGGACGGGCATTGTTCACCTCCAGCCACTGCATGGTCGACCAGTACTCGTAGCCCTTGTTGGTGTAGTTGATGTGGGGCAGCTTGGCCACGCGCGGCGCGTCCACCGGCTCGAGGTCCTGCAGCCACGCCTGCAGCACCGTGCCCTGCTCGATCGCCACGCGCCGGGATGCGGCATCGGGGATCACGCGGTAGGTGATGCCATCCAGATACGGGCGCCCCTCTTTCCAGTATTTCTCGTTCTTCACCAGCTCGATGTAGGCTCCGCGCTCCCATTTCTTGAACTTGAACGGCCCGGTGCCGATGGGGTGGGCATTGGCCGGATTCTGTCCAATGGGTGTATCCACGTCGTACAGGTGCTTGGGCAGGATCGCGCCACCGCCGATGTCGAACGCATACAGGAATGCCGCATACGGCGCCTTCAACTTGAAGACCACGGTGTCCGGATCGGGCGCGGTGAGGGAAGCGACGTTGTCCATCAGGCCGCGGGTGCGCGGCGTCTTGGACAACACCTTCTCGTAGGAGAACACCACGTCCTCGGATGAGAACGGCTTGCCGTCGTGCCAGGTGACTCCCTTCTGCAGATGGAAGGTATAGGTGAGCTTGTCGTCCGACACATCCCATGAACTGGCCAGGCTCGGCATGGGCTTCAGATCGAACGAGTAGGTCAGCAGGCTCTCGAAGATCTTGCCGGCCACCATTTGCGTGCCGGCCACCTGCTGCACCGCCAGATTCAGGCTGGGAGGCTCGGGGTGCAGGATGGCGGTAAGCACGCCGCCGTACTGCGGCGTCTCGGCCGCCTGCGCGGAGTGGGTGAGGATCGTGGCTGCGGCGGCCACGGCGAACGCGCACTTGACGATGGCCCGGCGGGCCTGATTGACCAACGGCATGATTCCCCCTGTTGACGACGTGTATGGATGGGCGGCGTCAGGCTAGCCTGGGCTCGACGCCGCACCAGTCATGCAGAAACAGCGCATATGTCTTGGCGACGCGCAGCATGCTCTGCACGCTGACGCTTTCGTTGAAACCGTGATAATTGCGGGCGATGGGCCCGTAGCACGTCACGGGCGCTTCCATCATGAAATGGAAATGGCGACCGTCGGTGGTGCCGGTCAGCGCCACGGGCCTGGGCGGCTCGCCGGCCACCCGCTGGTGCGCATCGGCCAGCAATTGCAGCGCGGGCACGTCCAGGTCGTATTCGCAGCCCGGCGCATGGAAGCCCTCGTAGCGGATGTTGAACCGGGTGTCGGGCTGGGCCACGTCTTGCTCGACTTGGCGGATGCAGGCTTCGATGCGCGCCTTGGCGGTCTCGATCGGCATGTCCGGATAGCACGACAGGCGCAGGCCCAGGGTGCATACGCTAGGCACCGACGAATTCCAGTCGCCGGCATGGATCTGGCCCAGGTTGAAGTTGATGGGATGGGCGTGCTCGCGGTAGGCGGGGTGGCGGTTCTCGGGCAGGTTCCATTCATGCTCGATCTTCTTGACCGCTTCCATCACGCGCAGGCCGATGTCCACGGGATTGATGCCGGTGGTCATCAACGATGCATGGGCCGGCTTGCCGACGATATCCACATACATCCAGAACACGCCGACCTGTGCCGACATCAGGCCTTCCTGCGTCGGCTCCGGAATCAGCACCGCATCGAAGGACGTCAGCTTGGCCGCGCCGATGGCGCTTTGCAGCGCGGACACCGTCGCCAACGTGCCGTTGCCCGTGTTCTCTTCCTCGAGCACGCCGTTGAAGCCGACCATGGCGGCCGGCTGCACGCCCAGGCTCTGCAGGGCCTTGAACGCGGCCAGCGCGCATACGATGCCGGCCTTCATGTCGCCCGCGCCGCGTCCGTACAGCCAGCCGTCGTGCAGGCCGCCCTTGAACGGAGATTCGGTCCAGAACGCTTCCGGGCCGGTAGGCACCACGTCGAGGTGGCCGTTGAACAGCACCGAGCGTCCGGTGGGCCGCTGCGGCTGATGGCAGGCCAGCACGTTGTAGCGGCCGCCGTCCGGGCAGCACGCGGGGGAATACAGGGGGAGGTCCTTGATGGCGTCGGTGCGCAACGCGATGCGCTCGCTCTGCAGGCCCAGCCTGGCCAGTTCGGCTTCCATGAATTCGGCGGCCGGCGTCTCCTGGCCGGGCAGGCTGCGGCATTGCACGAAGCGCGACAGCGTGTCGGTCATGTAATGCTCCAGCCCCTCGACCGCGGCCTCGATCTCGCTCGCGCTCAACGTGCGCACCTGTACTTCGCTCATCTCGTCCCTCCAGGCCTCGCCACGCGGGCAAGGCGCTCGGCAAATAACGGGTTGGCATCCGCCCGCACAGGCGGCCGGAATCTATTCACGCCAATAAGTATCAAATATTGATACTTACGAGGCTATGATTGATATCATAGGAGTGACTATCAACCCCGGACGGAATTCCGGAAAGGGGTGGTTTCCCTAAGATCGATCGGGAAAGGCCGTTAAAGTGGCGGCTTGGGCAAGGACAAGTCAGGGTGTTCCGGCACCTTGGCGGCCGGCCCCCGATCACATCCGACAGAGATAATTCATGGCCAGCGTGGACACCCGTTTCAATCAATCCGTCGCCAAGGCGTTCGACATCCTCGAAGCTTTCGGCGTGCGTCCCGGCCCCTTGAGTCTGACCGAACTGATCGAGATCTCGAACCTGGATCGCAACTCGACGCTGCGCATGCTGCACACGCTCGTGGCGCTGGGCTATCTGGAACGCGGGCCCAACCAGCGGGGCTATGTGCTGGGCAAGAAGATCCTGCACCGGACCTTCGACTACTTGCGCGGCAACCCGCTGATCGAGCGCGCCAACCCGGTGCTGATCGAATTGCAGCAGGAGTGCGGCGAGGGCGTGGACCTCAGCCTGCACGACGACCTGGACATCGTCTATGCGCTGCGGCGGCAGACGCGGCGCCACTATTACTACGCCACCCTGGTGGGCCGCACCATGCCGGTGTACCGGACCTGTGCCGGACGGGCCATCATGGCGCACCTGCCCGATGACCGCGTCGACGACATCCTGGCGCGTTCCGACCTGGTGGCGGCCACGCCCCATACCATCGTGGATCCCCAGGGGATACGCGAGAAGGTCGCACAGGCGCGCGCCAACGGATTCGCATTGACGGCGCAGGAGTCGTTGATGGGAGAGCTCGCGGTGGCATCCGCGGTGCTTGACCGCACGGGCCTGCCAGTGGGCGCGGTCCACATCTACGGGCTCTTGTCGCAGTGGACGCCGGAGGAATTCGCCCAGCGGTTCGGGCCGCTGGTAATCAGCGCCGCGCAGGCGCTGAACGCCAAGCACTGAGATTCCTGGACGACGCTTTCGGGGCCCGCGTCGGCGTCCTCACGGCCAGCAAAAAGCCCCCTGGGCAGGGGGCTATCGAAAGCATGCGGCGCGCAGCGGCGCCCGCCGGTTTCGGCTCAGAGCTTCTCGGTCTCGCCCGATTTCGGCTGCCACTTCATCAAGCGCTTCTCGACCACCGACACGATGTAGTCGAGCACGAGGGCGAAGGCCGTCAGGACGATGATGCCCGCGAAGACCGTGTTCACGTCCAGCGTGCCCTCGGCCTGCAGGATGAGGTAGCCCACGCCGCTGGCCGAGCCCAGGTATTCGCCGACCACGGCGCCCACGAAGGCGAGGCCCACCGAGGTGTGCAGACTGGAGAACACCCAGCTGGTGGCCGAAGGCAGGTACACGTGGCGCAGCAGCTGCTGGCGGCGCGCGCCCAGCATGCGGGCATTGTCCAGCAGGGTCGGGCTGACTTCGCGCACGCCCTGGTACACGTTGAAGAACACGATGAAGAACACCAGCGTGACCGCCAGCGCCACCTTGGACCAGATGCCCAGGCCGAACCACATGCCGAAGATGGGCGCCAGGATGACGCGCGGCATGGAGTTGGCCGCGGTGATGAAGGGATCGAGCACGGCGCTGGTGCGGCGCGACAGGCCCAGCCACAGGCCGGCGCCCAGGCCTGCCACGGTGCCGATGACGAAGGCCAGCACCGTTTCGGTAAGCGTGATCCACAGGTGGGCGTAGATGTCGCCCGTGGCGACGAACCAGTTCCAGATGCGGCCGGCCACTTCGACGGGTTGGCCGAAGAAGAACGCCACGCGCGGATTGGCGGACGCGACATGCCAGATGGCGAGGATGGCGGCCAACAGGCCTGCCTGGTAGACCCGCAGGAT
Protein-coding regions in this window:
- a CDS encoding ArgE/DapE family deacylase is translated as MSEVQVRTLSASEIEAAVEGLEHYMTDTLSRFVQCRSLPGQETPAAEFMEAELARLGLQSERIALRTDAIKDLPLYSPACCPDGGRYNVLACHQPQRPTGRSVLFNGHLDVVPTGPEAFWTESPFKGGLHDGWLYGRGAGDMKAGIVCALAAFKALQSLGVQPAAMVGFNGVLEEENTGNGTLATVSALQSAIGAAKLTSFDAVLIPEPTQEGLMSAQVGVFWMYVDIVGKPAHASLMTTGINPVDIGLRVMEAVKKIEHEWNLPENRHPAYREHAHPINFNLGQIHAGDWNSSVPSVCTLGLRLSCYPDMPIETAKARIEACIRQVEQDVAQPDTRFNIRYEGFHAPGCEYDLDVPALQLLADAHQRVAGEPPRPVALTGTTDGRHFHFMMEAPVTCYGPIARNYHGFNESVSVQSMLRVAKTYALFLHDWCGVEPRLA
- a CDS encoding ABC transporter ATP-binding protein, which gives rise to MAALLEIRDLVVSVVQDGPDAPVVNGVSYEVNQNEILCVVGESGSGKSVTAHALMGLLPEGELRVSRGSIRYRGRELVGLSRKEWCGLRGKSFGMVFQEPMTALNPIMRVGRQVDEVLERHTDLGAEARRGRVLALFRDVMLPDPERLIDAYPFQLSGGQRQRVVIAMALAMEPDILIADEPTTALDVTTQAQILALVKDIQARMGIGVIFITHDFGVVAEIADRIVVMRHGAVVEQGAAADILNRPRAAYTRQLIAAVPHKPEGKTAALPAPPLIAVDKLGKTFRSANGREVDALKDISLTIQQGETLGLVGESGSGKSTLGRTLVGLIRPDRGSVKLEGQELVGLSSAQWREHRRHIQMVFQDPYASLNPRHRIVDAVAQGPIAFGEKRGKALADARELLELVGLGGDAGDRYPHQFSGGQRQRVGIARALALRPRLLVADEAVSALDVSIQAQVLDLLKTVSGQFDLSILFITHDLRVAAQICDRIAVMRQGELVELGRATDVFYRPQHEYTRRLIDSIPGKKWSKPDFSQLDGVEGAAIHAA
- a CDS encoding IclR family transcriptional regulator, translating into MASVDTRFNQSVAKAFDILEAFGVRPGPLSLTELIEISNLDRNSTLRMLHTLVALGYLERGPNQRGYVLGKKILHRTFDYLRGNPLIERANPVLIELQQECGEGVDLSLHDDLDIVYALRRQTRRHYYYATLVGRTMPVYRTCAGRAIMAHLPDDRVDDILARSDLVAATPHTIVDPQGIREKVAQARANGFALTAQESLMGELAVASAVLDRTGLPVGAVHIYGLLSQWTPEEFAQRFGPLVISAAQALNAKH
- a CDS encoding ABC transporter permease → MNDFFHAFRRHKGGIIGLAALALVSVMAICAGWLFPDSPWDIVNAPYMPPLSDDALLGTDTLGRDIATGIAYGARVTLVLAVISTAVSILVGITVGAIAGFYGGKVDQAIVGFIELFQTIPGFFLAVVLVAILTPTIGTVILAIALVSWPPLARLVRAEFMSMKHREFVQAAVLSGQSNTRIILTQILPNSLSPVIVSGSLMVASAILLESALSFLGLGDPNAMTWGYIIGASRSVLRDAWWMSVFPGVAILVTVLALNLVGEALNDALNPKLARKRTS
- a CDS encoding ABC transporter permease, whose product is MSKSLKSGPAILRVYQAGLLAAILAIWHVASANPRVAFFFGQPVEVAGRIWNWFVATGDIYAHLWITLTETVLAFVIGTVAGLGAGLWLGLSRRTSAVLDPFITAANSMPRVILAPIFGMWFGLGIWSKVALAVTLVFFIVFFNVYQGVREVSPTLLDNARMLGARRQQLLRHVYLPSATSWVFSSLHTSVGLAFVGAVVGEYLGSASGVGYLILQAEGTLDVNTVFAGIIVLTAFALVLDYIVSVVEKRLMKWQPKSGETEKL
- a CDS encoding ABC transporter permease, with the protein product MNRIAAFLGRRIVKSILVLFMIALFNFFLVRAAPGDPAEILAGQSGAADAEYIEKLRKDFGLDQPLPVQLASYLKHVAVFDLGYSHRQQAPVSTLILNQLPATLLLALTSFAFALLAGMALGIQAALRVGKWGDTVITTMAMLAYATPLFWVGLMLVLVFSVQLQWLPAFGYESVGSSLSGFARFIDIARHLTLPAITLGLFYMAVYTRLTRASMLEIRQLDFVKTARGKGLSERTVITRHVLRNALLPVITYAGIQAGHLIGGALLVETVFGWPGIGRLAFDALVQRDYSVLLGVFFMASIVVVVVNLITDILYTVADPRIELK
- a CDS encoding amidase, which produces MQHEEYESLDGLALAQRLASGETTSEALMRCAVELARSRAPALNALCYEQYEATIELAKAWRSRGAFGGIPFLLKDSGLPSRRFPSSLGSRLLNDTTYDIDSTLTRRFDEAGLIPFARSTVPEFCMVATTEAVRNGGPTRNPWDLTRSAGGSSGGAAAAVAARIVPIAHGSDGGGSIRIPAACCGVYGLKASRGRVPMGPLRGEGWGGMATDGVLSLTVRDTAAAMDAISGYEAGAPYAAPPKAGPYLEAIARAPARPLRIAVWRSAWNDIPVAAEPLQAVDHTADLLRALGHTVIDSAPPAIDYDGFVNAHARILASNIVLYVDARVALTGRSLQADDLEPVMRSGYEFGRGLMATDYVASINRLHAISRAMEAYMEDFDLVLAPALTELPLKLGELSMQRGTFMDLRKRVSRYATFMAVFNASGQPAASLPLYATPEGVPVATQLIGRFGREDLILQVSAQLESADPWRDRKPAF
- a CDS encoding ABC transporter substrate-binding protein translates to MPLVNQARRAIVKCAFAVAAAATILTHSAQAAETPQYGGVLTAILHPEPPSLNLAVQQVAGTQMVAGKIFESLLTYSFDLKPMPSLASSWDVSDDKLTYTFHLQKGVTWHDGKPFSSEDVVFSYEKVLSKTPRTRGLMDNVASLTAPDPDTVVFKLKAPYAAFLYAFDIGGGAILPKHLYDVDTPIGQNPANAHPIGTGPFKFKKWERGAYIELVKNEKYWKEGRPYLDGITYRVIPDAASRRVAIEQGTVLQAWLQDLEPVDAPRVAKLPHINYTNKGYEYWSTMQWLEVNNARPPFNDKRFRQAMMHAINRKFIAEKIMFGQGVVATGPIHHNTRFYDANVKKYDYDPKKAIALLDEMGLKPNADGVRATISLIPLPYGEMPRRRAEYIKQNLSKVGIMVNLEATDVGGWVSRVGNWDFDMAGNGVFQYADPAIGVSRTYLGSNIRKGVMFSNTSQYNNPKVDELFNLAAQAGSDAERQKYYSEAQRILVEDVPLLWLIDTNYGTHLNKRVHDAITTGLGAAGNYADAWLSKE